The genomic interval CGGCCTTGCGGGCCTTGTACATGGTGTAGATGAACTCTGCCAACACTTCTCCTGGTCGAATGCGGATGGGGCAGCGGCGCACGCGGCCGGCGCGGCGCGCGAGAGGGCTTCGTGACCGCCCGGGCACGGGGCCGCACGGCGGTGGACGCGCGGAGGGACTCCGGCATCGGGCACAACCTTAGCGGCCGGTCCCGCATTCCCGGCGGCGCGGGGGCTCCGCAGGGCCTGTGTCCGCCGTCCGCGTCCCGTCCGGGGGCGGCCGGGGTCAGTCCAGGGTGATGCCCCGGGCGGCGAGCAGCTCGCGGGCCTGGGCGACACCGGGGTTGGGGGTGCCCGGGTCCCGATCGGGATCGTTGCGCGGCCAGAGGTGGGCGTCGATGCCGAGGTCACGGGCGCCGCGCACGTTCTCCTCGCGGTCGTCGAAGAAGACGACGCCGCCCGGCCGGGCCACTCCTCCGGACTCGTGGGCGAGGGCGGAGAGCAGGATCTCGTAGATCTCCGGGTCGGGCTTGACGATGCCCTCCTCGCCCGAGATGACGGCGAAGGAGAAGGCCTCGAACCAGTCGGCGCGCCGGACCGCCTCGCCGAAGGCGATCGAGGCGTTGGACAGCAGCACGAGGGTCACGCCGTTGCGGGCGAGGTCGTGCAGGAGCGCCCGGGCCTCGGGGTCCAGGCGCAGCCAGTAGCGGTCGTCGGCGTCCTGGAGGTCCTCGACCGTCGTCGCCGAGGGCTCGGGGATCGCCCCGGCCGCGGCGACCGCTCCCCAGTACCGCTCGGGGCTCGTGTCCCCGTGGTCGTAGGCGGC from Brachybacterium huguangmaarense carries:
- a CDS encoding HAD family hydrolase, producing the protein MSRRSSVRRAAPRPVVVFDFGGVLSAGHDPVGDVLEITGGDRADVARAYWDGRAAYDHGDTSPERYWGAVAAAGAIPEPSATTVEDLQDADDRYWLRLDPEARALLHDLARNGVTLVLLSNASIAFGEAVRRADWFEAFSFAVISGEEGIVKPDPEIYEILLSALAHESGGVARPGGVVFFDDREENVRGARDLGIDAHLWPRNDPDRDPGTPNPGVAQARELLAARGITLD